A window of Quercus robur chromosome 12, dhQueRobu3.1, whole genome shotgun sequence genomic DNA:
AACAAAGTTATGAGCGATAGAAACATAAAAACCAAACAGCGCCTAATAATCCTTAGTTTAAACTAGCAATGTGAAACAATAATTAATCTTAATTTAAAGTAATATAATTTAGCACTATATATGGCtctataaatcaaattaaaagataCATATTAGAATGATAACATGGAAATAtgtggcttaaaaaaaaaaaatactccacATCATTAAAACGAACAACATAAAATCAAaagtctttattttatttatatattattattattattaattttcttgtaTGGATATAGATTGATCTAAAATTAGCTTTGTATTTAGGGAAATGCTAActagtgcccttagggcactagttaataatccatttaaagaaagttttaatgggaaatgaaaaaaaagtaattaatattttgacagcttttttcatttcccataaaagtgatatcaaaatttttctaaaattaattattaaggaaaggacactcgttagcatAACCCTGGTATCTATTGTCTCTACGGCATCAAGTGATGGTTTAGtctcttatcaaaaaaaaaaaaaaaaagtgatggttTAGTCCAACAAGGCCTAAATGGGTCATAAAAGGCCCAAGGCCTCTTAGCTAATTACTACTTTACCAGTAGAACTTCACTTAATAATTGAAAACTGTGGCGGCTCCGtgtgaaaaattatttaatttacacATCATGGGTCCCACAGTCATCACAACCGTTAGATCAGCTAGATCTGCATCAAGACCTCAATAAAGCAccgttcaaatttcaaaaatagacTGTCCCAACCCCAACACAGAAGAGAAGAGTCGACCGTTGGAGGTCATCTTTGCTGGGTGTACTGTATCTGTATGAACcttaaagaaaacaacaaaaatagaagCTAATTGAAAACCAAAGCAAACCCACAAACGCTCTGTATTCATTTCGacagattacttcacaaaacaAGGACTAGATGATGAGACGCCATGGCTGGCAACGTCCTCTGCACCCTCTACAGGTAAAGCTTCACTACTTTACCAGCTCTGGaatatagtttttttgtttgtttgtttattttttcactaaaaaattGATCTTTATGTAATGTGTGATTTAGTACAAGGCACCTAATTATGCATAAAAAGGATAATCTACCTTGTAGGCAATTTGACCCATCTCATAGAATTAGACCCTCTTGACTTTTTAGTGATTTGAAGCTGAATTAGATGCAAAATCTGGTCTTTGTAAACGAATGAAAGCAAATGCGATTGattgatcttttttttccttcccctGAAGCTAGTTGAATGTTTGTGGTGAAAACTTTCTATTTATGGAAAGTGTGATCTAGTACAAGGCACctaattttgaattaaatttgcTACTCTATTTTGTATGCTACCTTACCCACCTCATAGGATTAGGCACTCTTGAGTTTTCAGTAATTTGAAGCTGAATTAGATGCAAAATCTGGTCTTTGTAGATGAAAGAAACAGAATGCGATTGATGTTCTTTACTGAAGGTTTCTATTTATGGAAAGTGTGATCTAGTAAAACGCACCTACTTGATTGAATTTACTACTCTATTTCGTAAGCAACCTGAACCCGCCTCATAGAATTAGACCATCTTGGGTTTTGAGTAATTTAATGCTGAATTAGATGCAAAATCTGGCCTTTGTAGAGTGAATGAAATAGAAAACGATTGATGTTCTTTCCTGAAGCTAGTTGTATATTTGTGGCAAAAATATGTTCTGTTCATGGTTATGGAATGTGTGATCAAGGGCAAGGAACATAATTGTGTATAAAATTGCCACTCTACTTTGTAAGCAACCTGACCCCACCTCATAGAATGAAGCCCTCTTAGGTTTTCAGCAAATTGCAGCTGAATTAGATGCAAAATATGGTCTTTGTAGATGAATGGAAGTGGAtacaattgattttattttttagttcctGAAACTAGTTGTATTTTTGTGACTAAAAATGATCTCTTTGTGGAATGGGTGATCAAGTACAAGTGTACAGACCTAATTGTGAACAAAATTGCTACTCTACTTCATAAGCAACCTCATGGAACTAGGCCCTCTTGAGTTTTAATAATTTGAAgcttaattaaaagcaaaatctGGTCTTTGTAGATTAATAAAAGTGAATGCAATTGATGTTTTTCCTGAAGCTagttgcaaatatatatatatatatatatatattctcattttGGAATATGTGATCAAGGACAAGGGTCCTAATTGTCACAAAATTGCTACTCTTGTAAGCAACCTGACCCACCTCACAGAATTAGGCCCCCTTGAGTTCTCAGTAATTTGAAGCTGAATGAGATACAAAATCTGGAATTTGTAGATGAATGGAGTGTATGCCTTAACACCCAAATGcttttaacttttgttttctATGAATCAATCTATTATTTGTATTGACGGGCAAACAATTGCAGATGGTGGGAATGGCAATTTACAGTTTTCTGGTTGTTTTTTTCTATACTTTCCTGGGGCTTTTCCTTGGAAACAGAATTGCGGAAATCACAATCACCACGCTGTTTTCCTTTGTGGTAATGTATCGAATAAGACTTTCAATCCGCTTTCTCCCTAATCAAATTGTTACTTTCTCATTGAGAATGACCTTACTTATCTCATTTTCAGGCACTTTCTGTAATGTTTCTATTTGTAAGGTGCACCGCCATTGACCCAACTGACAAAACCAGCtttaggaagaagaaaagagccAAATCTAAGAGTGGAATTGCAAAGCTGAATTATGGGTTTATAATTGGTCAGATAGTTGTGAGGTTTTTAAGGAGGGTAGAAAGGAAGATCCTTAAGACTTTTATCAGGAGGAAGTATCTGGATCCATGGAAAACAAGTGCTCAAATGGAGCCCTTGCTTCCATTTCCCCTTGTCATGAAGGATGATGCTGTTGCACCTGATACAAGAGAGGATGACATCTCATTTTGCTCGCTATGTGATTTTGAGGTAAGCTGTGAATTAATAAGGCCGGTCATAGCTTTTTTTCTAAAGTAGAAACAGATTTAGCCATGCAGAGTCATTGGACAGAATTGTAGTTATACTAAGCACATTTATTGTTATATAAGACTAGTACTGGCAACCTCACAATGGATTTTTTTACGAGTGTCAGAATCCATTATTGGACTTTCATTTTGCAGGTAAAAAAGCACAGTAAGCATTGTAGGACCTGCAACCGGTGTGTTGAAGGGTTTGATCACCATTGCAGGGTAAAACCGTGTTGTATATATTCTTGCTAACTTTTATCCCTCTTTAGTTCTGTTGACTTCAGGTTAGGATCTTTAAGAAAATCTACGTTATCAATTGAATACAATTGGgcttttctatcttttatttttttttcagtggTTAAACAACTGTGTTGGGAAAAGAAATTACACAACATTCATTATGCTGATGACTTTCGTCTTGTTAATGGTCAGTTACTTCGTATCTTTCAGTTCTTTGAAACTGCCTAAAAGAACCTTGAATAATCTTCTGTTTAGTTGATTCCCATGCAAACGATATTGTTGCTGCTACAGCTAATCATAGAAGGAGGTACTGCCATTGCTATATTCATCAGGTGCTTTGCAGACAAAGGAGGAGTTGAGAGGGAGCTGGTGAGCAGGCTCTATATTCAGTTCCCAAGAGGGGTTCTTGCCACAATATCGGTAATATCAAGTTACTTCATCAATGTCACATTGCAATTGCTTCAGATGCAAATTCAGTTCTTCATTGATTTATATTCGTTGAAATTTGAAATGCCACAGGTACTCCTGTTTCTAATGACAGCTTATGGTACAGCAGCACTAGGAcaacttttcttctttcatgTGGTTCTCATTCGGAAGGTAATTGTCATGGTTGCTATCTGGTTGTTTCCACTTCTAAATTGCTCAGTCCTGACTTCAACATTACAACCACATGCACATGCTTGTACATATCAAACCTtttattataaggaaaaaaGCAGACACCATAACTGTTACCAAAGGCTCACTTGTCTAGTCATTGTAGTGCCCAGGTTTCAGCCTCCTTTCCTAGTTAACAGAA
This region includes:
- the LOC126707983 gene encoding protein S-acyltransferase 18 isoform X2; this translates as MMRRHGWQRPLHPLQALSVMFLFVRCTAIDPTDKTSFRKKKRAKSKSGIAKLNYGFIIGQIVVRFLRRVERKILKTFIRRKYLDPWKTSAQMEPLLPFPLVMKDDAVAPDTREDDISFCSLCDFEVKKHSKHCRTCNRCVEGFDHHCRWLNNCVGKRNYTTFIMLMTFVLLMLIIEGGTAIAIFIRCFADKGGVERELVSRLYIQFPRGVLATISVLLFLMTAYGTAALGQLFFFHVVLIRKGMRTYDYILAMREENQSMELDPINESDFSSDESTDFDDSPEKPSFVSRFICRGYRRNQNPPRLSIRIDRDPELSNLPKRQGFHVKIDPWKLINLSREKALIAVEKAREKLMKQKSEVDIDSLKPLPLETKRGPLVNMDRSMSNPGTSSTPLISKVRHPGSPGTFSSPRRRFSGSPTMFSGIVASPKHKYRNSFDLKLTEVSKELETYISRQVLCSVIKKDGSEASPR
- the LOC126707983 gene encoding protein S-acyltransferase 18 isoform X1 yields the protein MMRRHGWQRPLHPLQMVGMAIYSFLVVFFYTFLGLFLGNRIAEITITTLFSFVALSVMFLFVRCTAIDPTDKTSFRKKKRAKSKSGIAKLNYGFIIGQIVVRFLRRVERKILKTFIRRKYLDPWKTSAQMEPLLPFPLVMKDDAVAPDTREDDISFCSLCDFEVKKHSKHCRTCNRCVEGFDHHCRWLNNCVGKRNYTTFIMLMTFVLLMLIIEGGTAIAIFIRCFADKGGVERELVSRLYIQFPRGVLATISVLLFLMTAYGTAALGQLFFFHVVLIRKGMRTYDYILAMREENQSMELDPINESDFSSDESTDFDDSPEKPSFVSRFICRGYRRNQNPPRLSIRIDRDPELSNLPKRQGFHVKIDPWKLINLSREKALIAVEKAREKLMKQKSEVDIDSLKPLPLETKRGPLVNMDRSMSNPGTSSTPLISKVRHPGSPGTFSSPRRRFSGSPTMFSGIVASPKHKYRNSFDLKLTEVSKELETYISRQVLCSVIKKDGSEASPR